AAGCCGTCAGCAGGTCGGCGCTGCGCTTCACGAAGGCCGTCAGGGCCTCGCCCTTCAGCAGGCCCTGGGCCAGCAGCGCCAGGTCGAAGGCCTGGCGGGCCAGCTTCTGGCTGGCTTCGTCGTCGGCGCTGAGTACACGCTGGGCCACGGGGTGGTTGGCATTCACGCTCACGGTGTAGCTGTCGGGCAACGAGCCGAACATCTGCATGCCTCCGCCCCCACCGGCGCGCTGCATGTCCTTCATGCGGCGCATAAACTCGGGCACGGTGATGATAACCGGCGCATCCTGGGGCGACAGGGCCTCGATCTGCACGTGCATCTGTGGGTTGCTGATGGCCGTGGTGAAGAGCTCCTGCAACTTGGTCTTGTCGTCGTCGCTGAGTACGCTCTCGGTAGCCTCGTCCTTCTCAATGAGCTTGCCGATGGTGTCGGCGTCCACGCGCTTGAAGGTGACTTTCTCCAGTTTCTGCTCGAGCTGCCCGATGAAGTGGGAGTCGAGTACGGTGTCCAGCTTGAGCACGTCGTAGCCCCGGTCCTGGGCGGCCTGCACGAAGCCGTGCTGCGCCTCAGCGTCGGTGGTGTAGAGCACCACGGTTTGCTCATTCTTGTCTTTCTGGTTGGCCTGCACGAACTCCTGATACTCGCTCAGGGTAAAGAACTTACCAGCCGTATTTTGCAGCAGCACGAAGTCTTTGGCTTTCTCGTAGAACTTCTCGTCGGAGAGCATGCCGTACTTCACGAACAGCCCGATGTCGGACCATTTTTCCTCGAAACCGGCCCGGTCCTTACGGTACAGCTCAGCCAGCTTGTCCGCTACCTTCTTGGTAATGTATGTGTTGATTTTCTTCACCGCGGCATCAGCCTGCAGGAAGCTGCGCGACACGTTCAGGGGAATATCGGGCGAGTCAATCACGCCGTGGAGCAGCATCAGGAACTCGGGCACCACGTCCTTCACCTCGTCGGTGATGAACACCTGGCGCGAGTAAAGCTGGATTTTGTTGCGCGAGAACTGCAGCTCGTCCTTCACCTTGGGGAAGTACAGAATCCCGGTCAGGTTGAACGGATAGTCCACGTTGAGGTGAATCCAGAACAGCGGGGGCTCGGAGAAGGGGTACAGCTCCTGGTAGAACTTGGTGTAGTCCTCGTCGGTTAGCTCGGAAGGCTGCTTGGCCCAGATCGGCTGGGTCTGGTTGATAACCTCGCCCTCAAACTCGATTTCGATGGGCAGGAACTTGCAGTACTTGGTCAGGATGGTGCGCAGGCGGGCCGGCTCCAGAAACTCGTCCGAGTCGGCGGCTACGTGCAGCACCACGTCGGTGCCCCGGTCGGCCTTATCGGTGGTTTCGAGCGTGAATTCGGTGCTGCCGTCGCACACCCAGTGGGCGCCTTCGGTGTCGTCCTTGTAGCTCTTGGAGAAGATTTCCACGTTGTCGGCCACCATGAAGGCCGAGTAGAAGCCCAGGCCAAACTGCCCGATAATCTGGTCTTTAGCCGCGGCGTCCTTCTCCTTATACTTCTCCACAAACTCAGTGGCGCCGGAGAAGGCAATCTGGTTGATGTACTTCTTGATTTCCTCGGCCGTCATGCCCAGGCCGCGGTCCGAAATGGTGATGGTACGGGCTTCCTTGTCCACGCTTACCTTCACTTTCAGCTCGCCCAGTTCCCCCTTGAACTCGCCCAGCTGCCCCAGGCTTTTCAGCTTCTGGGTGGCGTCTACGGCGTTGGAAACCAGCTCCCGCAGGAAGATTTCGTGGTCGGAGTAGAGAAACTTCTTGATGATGGGGAAGATATTCTCGGTATGAATCGAGATGCTACCTTTCTCTTGCATAGCGCGTTGGCAAAAGGGTTTGAAATAAGAATCCGGACGAAACGCCAGCCTGTACGGCCGGCTCATCGTACCCGCTGCTGCTTCAAAACCTGTTCCACGACTGCTCAACTGTCAGTTTGACAGCCCTATCCCCCATTCCTGCCTAATCTGACCCTTGCTGCCGCACAACATTATCCTCGCCCCGGCTCTTATCCGGCGCTTCGCCGCAGACCCAACCCTCAGCCTACCAACTACGTTTTAGAACGTATACGGGAAGCGCTCAGCTTCTTGCAAGCTACCCGACGGAAGCCCGCGTTTATACTTTTCTATCTCAGCCTGATGCTGATACGCCCACTCCGCTTCCAGC
This window of the Hymenobacter aquaticus genome carries:
- the htpG gene encoding molecular chaperone HtpG codes for the protein MQEKGSISIHTENIFPIIKKFLYSDHEIFLRELVSNAVDATQKLKSLGQLGEFKGELGELKVKVSVDKEARTITISDRGLGMTAEEIKKYINQIAFSGATEFVEKYKEKDAAAKDQIIGQFGLGFYSAFMVADNVEIFSKSYKDDTEGAHWVCDGSTEFTLETTDKADRGTDVVLHVAADSDEFLEPARLRTILTKYCKFLPIEIEFEGEVINQTQPIWAKQPSELTDEDYTKFYQELYPFSEPPLFWIHLNVDYPFNLTGILYFPKVKDELQFSRNKIQLYSRQVFITDEVKDVVPEFLMLLHGVIDSPDIPLNVSRSFLQADAAVKKINTYITKKVADKLAELYRKDRAGFEEKWSDIGLFVKYGMLSDEKFYEKAKDFVLLQNTAGKFFTLSEYQEFVQANQKDKNEQTVVLYTTDAEAQHGFVQAAQDRGYDVLKLDTVLDSHFIGQLEQKLEKVTFKRVDADTIGKLIEKDEATESVLSDDDKTKLQELFTTAISNPQMHVQIEALSPQDAPVIITVPEFMRRMKDMQRAGGGGGMQMFGSLPDSYTVSVNANHPVAQRVLSADDEASQKLARQAFDLALLAQGLLKGEALTAFVKRSADLLTA